One Oreochromis niloticus isolate F11D_XX linkage group LG16, O_niloticus_UMD_NMBU, whole genome shotgun sequence genomic window carries:
- the tnfsf11 gene encoding tumor necrosis factor ligand superfamily member 11, whose translation MAATHSEYRGYLRNTVDIEVGQQHRFHPVQSSEPTYRPLLFGTLAVMGLLQVASSVAILLHLTGYLQEVDLSTTPHRPMEEVQTEPMLNALKDPKKNRRCKNRDGMASAHLPIRTHQEFPKKSELTAITIEWDDTHAHLHNMGYQKGKLLVREAGFYYVYAKTCFRYYNFKGQGPISEDNPPVDVKNTQLFQYMCHESIKHNSKAVVLSKTGSTMRWNDTSFNMYCAQQGRGVQLDIGDALFVNVSNAFMLDLAGEGTYFGAIKLGN comes from the exons ATGGCAGCTACCCACAGCGAGTACAGAGGCTACCTGCGGAACACCGTCGACATCGAGGTGGGGCAGCAGCACCGCTTCCACCCGGTGCAGAGTTCGGAACCCACTTACCGGCCGCTCCTATTCGGGACCCTCGCTGTTATGGGATTGCTTCAGGTGGCCTCCAGCGTGGCGATCTTATTACACCTGACAGGTTATCTCCAAGAG GTAGATTTGTCCACAACTCCACATCGGCCCATGGAG GAGGTGCAGACAGAGCCAATGCTGAATGCGCTGAAAGatccaaagaaaaacagacgATGCAAGAATAGAGATGGCATGGCTTCAGCCCATCTACCAATCAGAACGCATCAGGAGTTCCCAAAGA AGAGTGAGCTGACGGCCATCACCATTGAATGGGATGATACGCATGCGCACCTCCATAACATGGGTTACCAGAAGGGGAAACTGCTGGTGAGGGAAGCCGGTTTCTACTACGTTTACGCCAAAACTTGCTTTCGCTATTACAATTTCAAAGGCCAAGGGCCAATTTCAGAGGACAACCCCCCAGTGGATGTTAAAAACACCCAGCTCTTCCAGTACATGTGCCATGAGAGCATCAAACACAACAGCAAGGCTGTGGTACTAAGCAAGACGGGCAGCACTATGCGGTGGAACGACACAAGCTTTAATATGTACTGTGCCCAGCAGGGACGAGGGGTCCAGCTGGATATCGGAGATGCCTTGTTTGTCAATGTGTCCAACGCCTTCATGCTGGACCTGGCAGGAGAAGGGACGTATTTTGGGGCCATAAAGTTGGGTAACTGA